In one window of Tenacibaculum mesophilum DNA:
- a CDS encoding efflux RND transporter permease subunit yields the protein MTFWTKIAGFLLRNRYLVLITIAIITGLLVTQMKHMRFSYTEANLLPTDHEVNIEYNKFLEIFGEEGNLIILGVKDSTIFTPQKFNAWNKLVKDLDSLTQVDFTVSIADVQQLKADRKQRKFVVEPLFEQAPSTDEEIKNIKKQLFEKLPFYNNLLYNDKGTLQTAIYLNKDIVNTPIRRDFVFDILIPTINSFEKDHNIDVRVSGMPYIRTLNSQNITDEMGIFVIGALLITAIIFFFFFRSFRATFITLLVVSIGVTWAFGFMGLFRYEITVLSALIPPLIIVIGVPNAVFLINKYQQEVKKHGNQAKSLQRVISKVGNATLMTNITTASGFATFIFVKSRLMREFGVLASVNIISIFILALLIIPIIYSFMPLPEQKHLNHLEKKWMGNVVSWMERMVKKQRIAIYITTVSIIILSMIGLYMIRVSGSLIEDMPKGKQFYKDIKFFEYEFGGIMPLEILIDTKKEKGVMKLSTLKKMEKLNETIETFPELSKPISITNLVKYSKQAYYNGNPKYYQLPTSQEKSYIFSYTKNSDSNSGMLKNFVDSTGRYARITTFMKDIGTDKMDIIQERLQAVINKQFPDEKFDVSLTGKALVFLKGTNYLIKNLVISLSLAIILISIFMAWMFRSPQMILISLIPNMLPLLITGGLMGFFDIPIKPSTILVFSIAFGISVDDTIHFLAKYRQELLANNWKIKPAVYSALRETGVSMFYTSIVLFFGFLVFTVSSFGGTIALGGLVSITLLLAMVSNLLLLPSLLLSFEKRIANKKVLKETKFKILPPKEDK from the coding sequence ATGACTTTTTGGACTAAAATCGCAGGCTTCTTATTGCGAAATCGTTACTTAGTTTTAATTACTATTGCTATAATTACAGGGCTTTTAGTCACTCAAATGAAACATATGCGCTTCTCCTATACAGAAGCCAATTTACTTCCTACAGACCATGAGGTTAATATAGAATACAATAAGTTTTTAGAAATTTTTGGAGAAGAAGGCAACCTCATTATATTAGGAGTAAAAGATTCTACAATATTTACTCCTCAAAAATTCAATGCTTGGAATAAACTTGTTAAAGATTTAGATAGTTTAACACAAGTGGATTTTACTGTTTCTATTGCTGATGTTCAGCAGTTAAAAGCAGATAGAAAACAAAGAAAATTTGTTGTTGAACCACTTTTTGAACAAGCTCCTTCGACTGATGAAGAAATAAAAAATATAAAAAAACAACTTTTTGAGAAGCTACCTTTTTATAACAACCTATTATACAACGATAAAGGCACTTTACAAACAGCAATTTATTTAAACAAAGATATTGTAAACACCCCTATTCGTAGAGATTTTGTGTTCGACATTCTAATTCCAACTATAAACTCTTTTGAAAAAGATCATAATATTGATGTTCGTGTTTCTGGTATGCCCTACATTAGAACCTTAAACTCTCAGAATATAACTGACGAAATGGGAATTTTTGTAATTGGTGCATTATTAATAACAGCCATTATCTTTTTCTTCTTTTTTCGTTCATTTAGAGCCACTTTTATTACACTACTTGTAGTTAGCATTGGAGTTACATGGGCTTTTGGGTTTATGGGATTATTCCGCTATGAGATTACAGTATTATCTGCTCTAATTCCACCATTAATTATTGTAATTGGTGTACCCAATGCAGTTTTTCTAATTAATAAATATCAGCAGGAAGTAAAGAAACACGGAAACCAAGCAAAATCTTTACAACGTGTAATTTCAAAAGTTGGAAATGCTACATTAATGACCAATATTACTACCGCTTCTGGTTTTGCCACTTTTATATTTGTTAAAAGTAGACTAATGCGAGAGTTTGGTGTTTTAGCCTCTGTAAACATCATCAGTATTTTTATTCTAGCATTATTAATCATTCCAATTATATATAGTTTTATGCCTCTTCCAGAGCAGAAACATTTGAACCATTTAGAAAAAAAATGGATGGGAAATGTTGTTTCTTGGATGGAACGTATGGTAAAAAAACAACGAATTGCCATTTATATCACTACTGTTTCCATAATAATTTTAAGTATGATTGGCCTTTACATGATTCGTGTATCAGGTAGTTTAATTGAAGATATGCCTAAAGGAAAACAGTTTTATAAAGATATTAAGTTTTTTGAATATGAGTTTGGGGGAATTATGCCTCTTGAAATTTTAATTGACACCAAAAAAGAAAAAGGTGTTATGAAGCTTTCTACTTTAAAAAAGATGGAAAAACTCAATGAAACTATTGAAACTTTCCCTGAATTATCCAAACCTATATCTATAACCAATCTTGTAAAATACTCTAAGCAAGCCTACTATAACGGAAATCCTAAATACTATCAACTTCCAACAAGTCAAGAAAAAAGCTACATTTTTTCGTATACTAAAAACTCAGATAGTAACTCTGGAATGCTAAAAAATTTTGTGGATAGTACTGGTCGTTATGCACGTATTACCACTTTTATGAAAGATATTGGTACTGATAAAATGGATATTATCCAAGAACGACTACAAGCTGTAATCAATAAGCAATTTCCTGATGAAAAATTTGATGTTTCATTAACAGGGAAAGCATTAGTGTTTTTAAAAGGAACCAACTATTTAATTAAAAACTTAGTTATTTCACTATCATTAGCTATTATATTAATATCTATTTTTATGGCGTGGATGTTCCGTTCACCTCAAATGATATTAATATCATTAATTCCTAACATGCTTCCTTTATTAATTACTGGTGGATTGATGGGATTCTTTGATATACCTATTAAACCTTCAACAATTTTAGTTTTTAGTATTGCTTTCGGTATTTCAGTAGATGATACTATTCACTTCTTAGCTAAATATAGACAAGAGTTGCTGGCCAATAACTGGAAAATAAAACCTGCTGTTTATTCAGCATTAAGAGAAACTGGAGTAAGTATGTTCTATACTTCAATAGTCCTTTTCTTCGGTTTTTTAGTATTTACTGTTTCAAGTTTTGGAGGTACTATTGCATTAGGAGGTCTAGTTTCAATTACATTATTATTAGCTATGGTTTCAAACTTACTATTATTACCTTCTCTTCTACTTTCTTTTGAGAAAAGAATAGCTAATAAGAAAGTTTTAAAAGAAACTAAATTTAAAATACTACCTCCAAAAGAAGACAAGTAA
- the frr gene encoding ribosome recycling factor, translated as MNEEIDFILDSTKEAMDKAISHLEKELAGIRAGRATPAMLSTIMVDYYGSQTPLSQVANVNTPDARTISVQPWEKNMLQEIEKAIMLANIGFNPMNNGENIIINVPPLTEERRKGLAKQAKAEAEHAKVGVRNARKDANNEIKKVDISDDMKKNAEADVQKLTDDYVKIIDEKYTVKEKEIMTV; from the coding sequence ATGAACGAAGAGATTGATTTTATTTTAGATTCGACTAAAGAGGCAATGGATAAAGCTATTAGCCACTTAGAAAAAGAATTAGCAGGTATTAGAGCAGGTAGAGCTACTCCTGCTATGTTAAGTACGATTATGGTAGATTACTACGGTTCTCAGACACCATTATCACAAGTGGCAAACGTAAACACTCCTGATGCTAGAACCATATCAGTTCAACCATGGGAAAAAAACATGTTACAAGAAATCGAAAAAGCAATAATGCTTGCTAACATCGGTTTTAACCCAATGAATAATGGAGAAAATATTATAATTAATGTTCCACCATTAACAGAAGAGCGTCGTAAAGGATTAGCTAAACAAGCAAAAGCTGAAGCTGAACACGCTAAAGTAGGTGTTCGTAATGCTCGTAAAGACGCAAACAATGAAATTAAAAAAGTTGATATTTCTGACGATATGAAGAAAAATGCTGAAGCTGATGTTCAGAAATTAACTGACGATTACGTAAAAATAATCGACGAAAAGTATACTGTTAAAGAAAAAGAAATTATGACTGTATAA
- the pyrH gene encoding UMP kinase — MQYKRILLKLSGEALMGERQYGIDPNRLKEYAQEIKQVIDKGVEVAIVIGGGNIFRGVAGASQGMDRVQGDHMGMLATCINGLALQSALEDQGIHTRLQTAIEIKEIAEPYIKRRANRHLEKGRVVIFGGGTGNPYFTTDTAAVLRAIEINADAILKGTRVDGIYTADPEKDKDAVKYENITFKDVIEKGLKVMDMTAFTLSEENKLPIIVFDMNTQGNLLKLVSGENIGTIVDNE, encoded by the coding sequence ATGCAATACAAAAGAATTCTTTTAAAATTAAGTGGTGAGGCACTAATGGGTGAGCGTCAATATGGAATTGACCCAAACAGACTTAAAGAGTATGCCCAAGAGATAAAACAAGTTATAGATAAGGGTGTAGAAGTAGCCATTGTAATTGGTGGTGGAAATATTTTTAGAGGAGTTGCTGGTGCTAGCCAAGGTATGGACCGTGTACAAGGTGACCATATGGGAATGTTAGCTACTTGTATTAATGGCTTAGCTTTACAAAGTGCCTTAGAAGACCAAGGAATTCACACTCGTTTACAAACTGCTATTGAAATTAAAGAAATTGCAGAACCATATATTAAGCGTCGAGCTAATCGACACTTAGAGAAAGGACGCGTAGTAATTTTTGGTGGAGGAACAGGAAATCCGTATTTTACAACCGACACTGCAGCTGTTTTAAGGGCTATTGAAATAAATGCAGACGCCATTTTAAAAGGTACACGTGTTGATGGTATTTATACAGCAGATCCAGAAAAAGATAAAGATGCTGTTAAGTATGAAAACATTACATTTAAAGATGTTATTGAAAAAGGCTTAAAAGTAATGGATATGACAGCCTTTACCTTGAGCGAAGAAAACAAATTACCAATTATTGTTTTTGACATGAACACACAAGGAAACCTTCTAAAACTTGTTTCTGGAGAAAATATTGGAACAATAGTTGACAACGAATAA
- the tsf gene encoding translation elongation factor Ts, which translates to MSVKISAADVKKLRETTGAGMMDCKKALVEAEGDFDKAIEILRKKGQKIAAKRADRESTEGVAITKISDDNTYGVAIVLACETDFVAKNDSFKALAQEFVDIAFNHKTKEEFLAADFGGVTVAEKLIEQTGVIGEKIDITAFERIEAPYVGAYTHVGKIAAMVGLTAAVDNAAELTKDLAMQAASMGATSLSYKDFDPAYVASETEARIAAIKKDNEELVRLGKTLKNVPQFVSRLQLTDEALAKAEGEAKEQLKAEGKPEQIWDKILPGKMERFISDNTTLDQEQCLLDQKFIKDEKKTVAEYVSSYGDVEVKNFVRVTLG; encoded by the coding sequence ATGTCAGTAAAAATTAGCGCTGCAGACGTAAAGAAATTAAGAGAAACTACCGGAGCTGGTATGATGGATTGTAAAAAAGCATTAGTAGAAGCTGAAGGTGATTTTGATAAAGCTATTGAAATTTTACGTAAAAAAGGACAAAAGATTGCTGCTAAAAGAGCAGATCGTGAGTCTACTGAAGGTGTGGCAATCACTAAAATTAGCGATGACAACACATACGGTGTTGCTATCGTATTAGCATGTGAAACAGATTTCGTAGCTAAAAACGATTCATTCAAAGCATTAGCGCAAGAATTTGTTGACATCGCTTTTAACCACAAAACAAAAGAAGAGTTCTTAGCTGCTGATTTTGGTGGTGTAACTGTTGCTGAAAAATTAATCGAGCAAACAGGAGTTATCGGTGAAAAAATCGATATCACTGCTTTCGAAAGAATTGAAGCACCATACGTAGGAGCTTACACTCACGTTGGTAAAATTGCTGCAATGGTAGGTTTAACTGCTGCTGTAGATAATGCTGCTGAGTTAACTAAAGACTTAGCTATGCAAGCTGCTTCAATGGGTGCAACTTCTTTATCTTACAAAGATTTTGATCCTGCTTATGTAGCTTCTGAAACTGAAGCTAGAATTGCTGCGATTAAAAAAGACAACGAAGAATTAGTGCGTTTAGGTAAAACTTTAAAGAACGTTCCTCAATTTGTTTCTCGTTTACAATTAACTGATGAAGCTTTAGCGAAAGCTGAAGGAGAAGCTAAAGAGCAATTAAAAGCTGAAGGTAAACCAGAACAAATCTGGGACAAAATCTTACCAGGTAAAATGGAAAGATTTATCTCTGACAATACTACTTTAGATCAAGAACAATGTTTATTAGATCAAAAGTTTATTAAAGACGAAAAGAAAACTGTTGCAGAATACGTTTCTTCTTACGGTGATGTTGAAGTTAAAAACTTCGTAAGGGTTACTTTAGGATAA
- the rpsB gene encoding 30S ribosomal protein S2, which produces MANIQELLESGVHFGHLTRKWNPNMAPYIYTERNGVHIIDLYKTSAKIDEASTALQKIANSGRKILFVATKKQAKDIVAEKAKAVNMPYITERWPGGMLTNFVTIRKAVKKMTSIDRMKTDGSFDALSKREKLQITRQREKLEKNLGSISDMTRLPGALFVIDVKKEHIAVAEAQKLNIPIFAMVDTNSDPRPIDFVIPANDDASKSIDKVLSYVTDAIAEGLTERKADKEKAKAEKTADAPAKEEAK; this is translated from the coding sequence ATGGCAAACATTCAAGAATTATTAGAAAGTGGTGTTCACTTTGGACACTTAACTAGAAAGTGGAACCCTAACATGGCTCCATACATTTATACAGAGCGTAATGGTGTTCACATCATCGATTTGTACAAAACTTCAGCTAAAATTGACGAGGCTTCTACTGCGTTACAAAAAATAGCTAACTCAGGACGTAAAATCTTATTCGTTGCTACTAAAAAGCAAGCTAAAGATATCGTTGCTGAAAAAGCTAAAGCTGTAAACATGCCTTACATTACTGAGCGTTGGCCAGGTGGTATGTTAACAAACTTCGTTACTATCCGTAAAGCCGTTAAGAAAATGACTTCTATTGATAGAATGAAGACTGATGGTTCTTTTGATGCATTATCTAAAAGAGAAAAATTACAAATTACTCGTCAACGTGAAAAATTAGAAAAGAACTTAGGTTCAATTTCTGATATGACTCGTTTACCAGGAGCTTTATTTGTAATTGATGTAAAGAAAGAACACATTGCTGTTGCTGAAGCACAAAAATTAAACATTCCAATCTTTGCAATGGTTGATACAAACTCGGATCCAAGACCAATCGACTTTGTAATTCCTGCAAATGATGATGCTTCTAAATCTATCGATAAAGTATTATCGTATGTAACTGATGCAATTGCTGAAGGCTTAACAGAAAGAAAAGCTGATAAGGAAAAAGCTAAAGCTGAAAAAACAGCTGACGCTCCAGCAAAAGAAGAAGCAAAATAA
- the rpsI gene encoding 30S ribosomal protein S9: METVHKIGRRKTAVARVYVSQGSGNITINKREFKNYFTTPTLQYKVQQPLMLTENLEAYDVKVNVYGGGVTGQAEAIRLAITRALVAINEENKAVLKPEGLLTRDPRMVERKKFGQKKARKKFQFSKR, encoded by the coding sequence ATGGAAACTGTACACAAAATAGGTAGAAGAAAAACAGCTGTTGCTCGTGTTTATGTTTCTCAAGGAAGTGGAAACATCACTATCAACAAAAGAGAGTTTAAAAACTATTTCACTACACCAACTTTACAATACAAAGTTCAACAACCTTTAATGTTAACTGAAAACTTAGAGGCTTACGATGTAAAAGTAAACGTATACGGTGGTGGTGTTACTGGTCAAGCTGAAGCTATTCGTTTAGCAATTACTAGAGCATTAGTAGCTATTAACGAAGAAAACAAAGCTGTATTAAAACCAGAAGGATTATTAACTCGTGATCCAAGAATGGTTGAACGTAAAAAATTCGGTCAGAAGAAAGCACGTAAGAAATTCCAGTTCTCTAAACGTTAA
- the rplM gene encoding 50S ribosomal protein L13 produces the protein MNTLSYKTVSANKATVNKEWVLVDADGQTLGRLASKVAKLIRGKYKPNYTPHVDCGDNVVIINAEKINLTGKKWTDKSYIRHTGYPGGQRSLTASEMFEKDPTRLIEKAVKGMLPKNRLGSALYKNLYVYAGTEHGQEAQKPKTINLNDLK, from the coding sequence ATGAACACATTAAGTTACAAAACAGTATCAGCTAATAAGGCTACCGTAAACAAAGAGTGGGTTTTAGTTGATGCGGACGGGCAAACATTGGGTCGTCTAGCTTCTAAAGTTGCAAAACTTATTAGAGGTAAGTACAAGCCAAATTATACTCCTCACGTAGATTGTGGAGACAACGTTGTTATTATCAACGCTGAAAAAATTAACCTAACTGGTAAAAAGTGGACAGACAAGTCTTACATTCGTCACACAGGTTATCCAGGAGGCCAAAGATCATTAACTGCTTCAGAAATGTTCGAAAAAGATCCTACAAGATTAATCGAAAAAGCAGTTAAAGGTATGTTACCTAAAAACCGTTTAGGTAGCGCGTTATACAAAAACTTATATGTTTACGCAGGTACAGAGCATGGTCAAGAAGCTCAAAAACCTAAAACTATTAACCTTAACGATCTTAAATAA